From Paenibacillus sp. V4I7, one genomic window encodes:
- a CDS encoding ABC transporter ATP-binding protein: MIEVALEHVTKQFGKVSGVQDVHIRIKPGEFFTFLGPSGCGKTTTLRMIAGFYYPTSGRIVFGNQDVTTVPPHKRNTGMVFQNYALFPHLTVFENVAFGLQVRKRPKEERLQRVERALQQVHLQGYGNRRIDQLSGGQQQRVALARALVIEPNILLLDEPLSNLDAKLREETRLEIKRLQLESGITTIYVTHDQAEAMAMSDRIMVMQGGIVQQVGRPEEIYNRPINRFVASFIGESNLWSGTVERIEGDQVYVRVSPDLVLCGLVNHTAPNCHLLEGAQTTLSIRPEAVREAPSESSPSENTFLAKVVIAEFTGVNVNYLTDVSSRPLKAMFVNQGHQVRQRDDTLAMHIPKESIYFLE; the protein is encoded by the coding sequence GTGATCGAAGTCGCTCTAGAACATGTAACCAAGCAATTTGGGAAAGTATCGGGCGTTCAGGATGTGCATATCCGGATTAAGCCCGGTGAATTCTTTACTTTCCTTGGTCCCAGCGGATGTGGAAAAACAACAACTTTGAGAATGATTGCCGGCTTTTACTATCCAACCTCTGGACGTATCGTATTTGGCAATCAAGACGTAACGACAGTGCCGCCCCATAAGCGCAATACGGGAATGGTGTTTCAGAACTATGCCTTATTTCCTCATCTGACGGTATTTGAGAATGTGGCCTTTGGTCTCCAAGTTAGAAAACGGCCGAAAGAAGAACGGCTTCAAAGGGTAGAACGCGCCTTACAGCAAGTACACTTACAGGGTTACGGAAATCGGCGTATTGACCAATTATCAGGCGGTCAGCAGCAGCGTGTTGCGCTTGCCAGAGCACTCGTTATTGAGCCGAATATTTTACTGCTAGATGAGCCATTATCCAACTTAGATGCCAAACTGAGAGAAGAAACACGCTTGGAGATTAAAAGGCTGCAGCTTGAATCTGGCATTACAACGATTTACGTGACGCATGATCAAGCCGAGGCGATGGCGATGTCGGATCGGATCATGGTCATGCAAGGCGGTATCGTACAGCAGGTTGGAAGACCGGAAGAAATCTACAACCGACCTATTAATCGTTTTGTCGCTTCCTTTATAGGCGAGTCTAATTTGTGGAGTGGAACCGTGGAGCGTATAGAAGGAGATCAGGTCTATGTTAGAGTTTCACCTGATCTAGTTCTATGCGGGTTGGTGAATCATACGGCACCTAATTGTCACCTGTTAGAGGGCGCACAAACCACTCTGTCTATTCGTCCTGAGGCGGTACGCGAGGCACCATCCGAATCTTCACCATCGGAGAATACGTTCTTAGCTAAAGTTGTCATCGCAGAATTCACTGGGGTGAATGTCAATTATTTGACGGACGTATCCAGTAGGCCCTTGAAAGCGATGTTCGTCAATCAGGGACATCAAGTACGTCAGCGAGACGATACACTTGCGATGCATATACCAAAGGAAAGCATTTACTTTTTAGAATAG
- a CDS encoding NEW3 domain-containing protein: MKKGTWMKVFTSVTSVAVLGTLLLPSMAQPVSADRGVIDLWKSIKPLTTIASAMNTGAHPDDEHSAMLAYLSLGRGVNTLSIIANRGEGGQNEIGSELGNALGIIRSRELQEASKITNVTLGMLSEQINDPIFDFGFSKSPDETLQKWGDSVVYERLIRKIRELRPDIVIPSFLNEESTHGHHRAINVITVRAFKDAANPEVFPEHLKNGLQPWQIKKLYLPANDKDYNVAVPVGDYDEIYGASYVQLGEESRFMHKSQGMGRHVDEGSSFNYYKLNSSVKSEKENDFFDGIAFSFDDLAKEIEAKGKDNKVIKDLRALHKDAEEVVNAYPVFSEVAREVQEMKADVETAVSDVKASTLDAGIKSDLLYRLQVKEAQLNKAGMEAASLVVKVKSETGEIVAGQTVKMVVTAYSGGKNNLKHIGLQLNVPEGWTAKAVGNTKFDQLSYNQTVSATFEVQVPKKAAEFQVYQPSVVSADVLYQLNNVSGKIRVTPSNQVAVLPAFAMSLSPDATVLNTLKTEEPLPVKVTVRNYSPGATKTSVSLNVPKDWQVTPASQEVSFAAKGETKPVSFQVKAPAGTAVGKYTVTAVATSGDVTSKENVQIIDYPHIGKTYLIQPAELKIQAFDLKVPTGLKVGYVSSGFDNIDQYLTQFGVNVTKLDEKAIQSADLSQYDTIVLGIRAYGFRPELLSSNQRLLSYVENGGNLVVQYHKPEDKWKPELAPYPIKIGTPLIQWRVTDENSKVTMLAPDHPIFTTPNQITEADWNDWIQDRSAYNPSEWGKEYTQLISNGDAGEKEFTGTFLSAKYGKGTYTYSSLVWYREIPSLVPGSIRLFVNMISLKQ, encoded by the coding sequence GTGAAGAAAGGTACATGGATGAAAGTTTTTACTAGTGTCACTAGCGTTGCCGTATTAGGTACCTTGCTGCTTCCTAGCATGGCGCAGCCGGTTAGCGCCGACAGAGGCGTTATTGATCTCTGGAAATCGATTAAACCACTCACGACCATCGCGAGTGCTATGAACACAGGAGCTCACCCTGATGATGAACATAGTGCTATGCTTGCTTATCTTTCATTAGGAAGAGGGGTCAATACGTTAAGTATCATTGCAAACCGTGGGGAAGGGGGCCAGAATGAGATCGGCAGTGAACTAGGTAATGCTTTAGGCATTATTCGTTCACGCGAACTGCAGGAAGCTTCCAAAATTACGAATGTCACGTTGGGTATGTTAAGCGAGCAAATTAATGATCCGATATTTGACTTCGGTTTTTCAAAAAGTCCTGATGAAACACTGCAAAAGTGGGGAGATTCGGTGGTTTATGAAAGACTTATTCGGAAAATCCGAGAGTTGCGGCCTGACATAGTCATTCCTTCTTTCCTCAACGAAGAATCGACACATGGTCATCATCGTGCCATTAACGTTATCACCGTTCGTGCGTTCAAGGATGCAGCTAACCCTGAGGTGTTTCCAGAACATTTGAAAAACGGCCTGCAGCCTTGGCAAATAAAGAAGCTGTATCTTCCTGCGAATGATAAGGATTATAACGTGGCTGTACCTGTAGGAGATTACGACGAAATTTACGGCGCTTCTTATGTTCAATTGGGAGAAGAATCCCGTTTTATGCATAAGAGTCAAGGGATGGGAAGGCATGTTGATGAAGGGTCGAGCTTCAACTACTACAAATTAAATTCATCCGTTAAATCCGAAAAGGAGAACGATTTCTTTGACGGCATCGCTTTCTCCTTCGACGATTTGGCGAAAGAGATAGAAGCGAAGGGCAAAGATAACAAAGTGATCAAAGATTTGCGAGCCCTCCATAAAGATGCGGAAGAAGTCGTTAACGCATACCCTGTGTTCTCTGAAGTGGCACGAGAGGTGCAAGAAATGAAGGCGGATGTAGAAACGGCTGTGAGCGATGTGAAGGCATCCACACTAGATGCAGGCATCAAGTCCGATCTGCTGTATCGCCTCCAAGTGAAGGAAGCTCAATTGAACAAAGCAGGAATGGAAGCTGCGTCATTAGTTGTGAAGGTGAAATCGGAAACCGGCGAAATCGTTGCAGGTCAAACGGTCAAGATGGTAGTCACCGCGTACAGTGGCGGCAAGAACAACCTCAAGCACATTGGGCTACAACTGAATGTGCCTGAAGGCTGGACGGCGAAAGCAGTCGGAAATACCAAGTTTGACCAGCTAAGCTACAATCAAACAGTTTCTGCCACCTTCGAGGTTCAAGTCCCTAAGAAAGCAGCAGAGTTCCAAGTATATCAACCATCTGTAGTAAGTGCGGATGTCTTGTATCAGTTAAATAATGTTTCAGGAAAAATACGTGTTACCCCATCGAATCAAGTGGCTGTGCTCCCGGCCTTCGCGATGTCGTTAAGTCCTGATGCAACAGTGCTTAATACATTGAAGACGGAAGAGCCTCTTCCAGTCAAGGTTACAGTTCGCAACTATTCGCCAGGCGCAACCAAAACCTCTGTTTCCTTAAATGTGCCCAAAGACTGGCAAGTAACACCTGCATCTCAAGAAGTAAGTTTCGCAGCTAAGGGTGAGACGAAGCCAGTTTCGTTCCAGGTAAAAGCTCCTGCTGGAACAGCAGTTGGCAAATACACGGTAACAGCGGTAGCAACAAGCGGTGATGTAACCAGTAAAGAAAACGTACAAATTATCGACTATCCACATATCGGCAAAACCTATTTGATTCAGCCAGCAGAATTAAAGATTCAGGCATTTGATTTGAAGGTGCCTACGGGTTTGAAAGTAGGATATGTATCCAGTGGATTCGACAATATTGACCAGTACTTAACCCAATTTGGCGTAAACGTTACGAAACTCGACGAGAAAGCGATCCAATCAGCTGACTTATCTCAGTATGACACGATTGTATTGGGCATTCGGGCATATGGTTTCCGTCCAGAACTGCTTTCGAGTAATCAGAGACTTCTCTCCTATGTAGAAAACGGCGGTAATCTGGTCGTTCAATATCATAAGCCAGAAGATAAATGGAAGCCTGAACTTGCCCCTTATCCGATCAAAATTGGTACGCCTTTAATTCAATGGCGTGTCACGGATGAGAATTCCAAAGTAACGATGCTGGCGCCTGATCATCCGATCTTTACGACACCAAATCAGATCACAGAAGCAGATTGGAACGATTGGATTCAAGATCGCTCGGCTTACAACCCGTCTGAATGGGGCAAAGAGTACACGCAGCTTATCTCTAACGGCGATGCAGGAGAAAAGGAATTTACCGGAACGTTCTTAAGCGCAAAATACGGTAAGGGAACCTACACCTACAGTTCGCTAGTTTGGTACCGTGAAATTCCTAGCCTAGTCCCTGGTTCTATTCGCCTCTTCGTGAACATGATCAGCTTAAAGCAATAG
- a CDS encoding iron ABC transporter permease, with protein MTFKKPESPQPVIKRPSITSSPHFVYVLIAPLFLVLLAYVLFPLYQTFIQSIQMEGKFTFKNYARFFSLEHTANLEALWTSVYISVLSVVTCAIVGVTMAFLLERYEFPGRKALTVLAMVPMALPPLVGVLSFTFLYGESGIIPRTLKLWLEMDHVPFSLKGVWGVLMVHTFTMYTYFYMTASAAIKGLDPSLEEAAASLGAGRLYIWRRIILPMLTPAIVASSLLVFMIAMASYTAPLIFGIDRTMTMQIYLSRTNGNLDMAATQSTLLSIVSILFLIIMRWYQGLRNYQNLSKGVSVHRTEVKSAWGKYTAMFLSTLGVVILLLPILVLILISFSTDGTWTTQILPPEYTFSHYVELFTDSKTWRPIANSFKMSFVATVGNVIFGVAAAYAIVRLKFKGKTLLDVFIMLPWALPGTVVGINLITAFSTPSAYSFGQVLVGTFWILPLAYFVRHLPLVFRSTSATLMQMDPSIEEAARNLGASWWYCFRRIVFPLSLSGILAGTLLAFVTGIGEFVSSILLFTSRTAPISVEIFQRMYAFEFGTACAYGVLQIILIIIVLFISKKLTGDKAGTAV; from the coding sequence ATGACCTTTAAGAAACCAGAATCTCCTCAACCTGTGATCAAACGGCCATCCATCACATCTTCGCCTCATTTCGTATATGTATTAATTGCTCCCTTGTTTCTGGTACTGCTGGCCTATGTACTATTTCCGCTGTATCAGACCTTTATTCAGAGCATTCAAATGGAAGGTAAGTTTACTTTTAAAAACTATGCACGGTTTTTTAGCTTGGAGCATACCGCCAATTTGGAAGCCCTCTGGACCAGTGTATATATATCCGTTCTTAGTGTAGTGACATGCGCGATAGTCGGAGTTACCATGGCTTTTCTATTGGAACGCTATGAGTTTCCAGGCCGCAAGGCTCTGACCGTGCTTGCCATGGTGCCGATGGCGCTGCCACCGCTGGTAGGCGTACTTTCATTCACTTTTCTATATGGAGAAAGCGGTATTATTCCGCGGACGCTCAAGCTTTGGTTGGAGATGGACCACGTACCGTTCTCGCTAAAAGGTGTATGGGGCGTTCTTATGGTTCACACCTTTACGATGTACACCTATTTCTATATGACCGCTTCCGCTGCGATCAAGGGGCTCGACCCTTCACTGGAGGAAGCAGCAGCAAGTCTTGGAGCCGGACGTCTTTATATCTGGCGGAGAATCATATTACCCATGCTCACTCCAGCTATCGTGGCTTCGTCCTTGCTTGTCTTCATGATTGCCATGGCTTCTTATACGGCTCCTCTTATCTTCGGAATCGACAGAACGATGACGATGCAAATCTATTTGTCCCGAACCAATGGAAATTTGGATATGGCGGCCACGCAATCCACCTTATTATCCATTGTTTCCATCCTGTTTCTCATTATTATGCGCTGGTATCAAGGCTTGCGAAATTACCAGAACTTGAGCAAAGGAGTTAGTGTACATCGGACCGAGGTTAAGAGTGCATGGGGGAAATATACGGCTATGTTCCTCTCTACGCTAGGCGTCGTCATTCTGCTCCTGCCTATTCTGGTATTGATTCTCATATCCTTTTCCACTGATGGTACATGGACGACACAAATACTACCGCCAGAATATACGTTTAGTCATTATGTGGAATTGTTCACGGACAGCAAAACGTGGCGACCTATTGCGAATAGCTTCAAAATGAGCTTTGTTGCAACGGTTGGCAATGTGATATTCGGTGTTGCTGCTGCCTATGCGATCGTTCGCCTCAAATTTAAAGGGAAGACATTGCTTGATGTGTTTATTATGCTCCCTTGGGCATTACCAGGAACGGTTGTAGGGATTAATTTAATTACTGCTTTCAGTACACCCTCTGCCTACAGTTTTGGGCAAGTTCTTGTAGGGACGTTCTGGATTTTGCCACTAGCCTACTTTGTGCGTCATTTACCGCTTGTGTTCCGCTCAACGTCGGCTACGCTTATGCAGATGGATCCTTCGATCGAAGAGGCAGCCCGTAATCTGGGAGCTTCCTGGTGGTATTGCTTTCGTCGAATCGTATTCCCCTTGTCGCTTAGCGGAATCTTAGCGGGAACTTTATTAGCCTTCGTAACAGGCATCGGTGAATTCGTATCGTCAATTCTGTTGTTTACATCTAGAACAGCTCCGATTTCGGTGGAAATTTTTCAAAGAATGTATGCGTTTGAATTCGGAACCGCTTGCGCCTATGGCGTTCTTCAGATCATCCTCATTATCATTGTTCTCTTTATCTCTAAAAAATTGACCGGTGACAAAGCGGGTACAGCTGTGTAA
- a CDS encoding GNAT family N-acetyltransferase: MIFKRMSELSAEDMVSLWNKGFEGYFLNSTMNLDKFFSRTVNEGLSLEHSLVVYENSDPIGFVMNGFRVIEGKRVAWNGGTGIAEEHRGKGIGKILMERNLQLYREQGADIALLEALIQNKAAIKLYQSVGYGITEQLISLQHTEALDASLLQPNANSRYVTKRGLPVEVKGMSFYRHLSAWQTQWASLKDGESIIISDEGDKVIGYALFKRVFREDGNLATIALYQCESIPGREDTEDILKAVVSEVYAPVSSSCKRITMNIRDSNKELIGLLERLGFTTFVEQVHMMRQL, translated from the coding sequence ATGATTTTCAAAAGAATGAGCGAATTGTCGGCTGAAGACATGGTGTCGTTATGGAATAAGGGGTTCGAAGGATATTTCTTAAATAGTACAATGAATTTGGACAAATTTTTTTCAAGAACTGTCAACGAAGGGCTCTCACTAGAGCATTCCTTAGTCGTGTATGAAAATAGTGACCCAATTGGCTTCGTGATGAATGGGTTCCGTGTCATAGAAGGAAAGAGAGTGGCATGGAACGGGGGTACTGGCATTGCGGAGGAACATCGGGGGAAAGGGATCGGAAAAATACTTATGGAAAGAAACCTCCAGTTGTATCGTGAACAAGGTGCGGATATTGCCTTACTGGAGGCACTCATTCAAAACAAAGCTGCGATAAAGCTCTATCAAAGTGTCGGCTATGGTATTACCGAGCAGCTAATCAGTTTACAACATACAGAGGCTTTGGACGCAAGTCTTCTGCAGCCAAACGCTAATAGCCGGTATGTTACGAAACGAGGACTGCCTGTGGAAGTCAAAGGAATGTCTTTCTACAGACATTTGTCAGCGTGGCAAACACAATGGGCCAGTTTGAAAGATGGGGAATCTATCATCATCTCCGATGAAGGAGATAAGGTGATTGGCTACGCACTTTTTAAGCGTGTTTTCAGAGAAGACGGTAACCTGGCTACCATCGCTCTTTACCAATGTGAATCAATTCCGGGTCGAGAAGACACCGAAGATATCCTCAAAGCAGTAGTAAGTGAAGTATACGCACCTGTTTCTTCCTCTTGTAAGCGTATAACCATGAACATAAGAGATTCCAACAAAGAGCTTATTGGGCTATTAGAGCGTTTAGGATTTACTACATTTGTGGAACAAGTACACATGATGCGTCAATTATAA
- a CDS encoding extracellular solute-binding protein: MKASKGNVSRMLVGILVSILMVVITACGGSTPSSGNASPAPTEKPSDKPAATEATKPAEKQKLVIYTARDKSVVDEIIPKFNAKHPEVEVEVLTMGAQQILERVRGEKANPQADFWWGGTQSGLMTAANEDLLESFKPSFADSIPALYKDAKDRWYGEMLLPEVIMYNSKALKQEDAPKDWDALLDPKYKGKIIIRGVLASGTMRTIYSAMIFKEGAADPTKGYDWLKKLDANTKEYAQDPTNLYLKLAREEGTLSLWNLQDIMIQKHLKNQPFDFIYPTSGAPILVDGVGMVKNAKNKEAAKKFYEFLFDSKLRVELAEKLFQIPTRSDISKDSLPAWLKGIELKPMNIDWTVMAEKEKDWMQYWDESIKGKGAK, translated from the coding sequence ATGAAAGCAAGTAAGGGGAATGTGTCCAGAATGCTCGTAGGCATTCTAGTCAGCATCTTGATGGTTGTGATTACAGCTTGCGGAGGCTCCACGCCGAGCTCAGGAAATGCTAGTCCAGCACCTACGGAGAAGCCTTCGGACAAACCGGCAGCTACGGAGGCGACAAAACCTGCAGAGAAGCAAAAGCTTGTTATTTATACAGCTAGAGATAAAAGTGTTGTCGATGAAATTATACCAAAATTCAATGCGAAGCATCCGGAAGTTGAGGTCGAGGTATTAACGATGGGAGCGCAGCAGATTCTGGAGCGTGTACGGGGTGAAAAGGCTAACCCTCAAGCAGATTTCTGGTGGGGTGGTACCCAATCCGGTCTGATGACTGCGGCGAATGAAGATCTCTTGGAAAGCTTCAAGCCAAGTTTCGCAGACAGCATACCCGCTTTGTACAAAGATGCTAAGGATCGTTGGTATGGTGAAATGCTGCTGCCCGAAGTGATCATGTACAACTCCAAAGCACTTAAGCAGGAGGACGCTCCTAAAGATTGGGACGCACTTCTTGATCCGAAATACAAAGGGAAAATCATCATTCGGGGCGTGCTTGCATCAGGAACGATGAGAACGATTTATTCCGCTATGATTTTCAAGGAAGGTGCCGCCGATCCTACAAAAGGGTATGACTGGCTAAAGAAGTTGGATGCAAATACGAAGGAATATGCACAAGATCCTACCAACTTATACTTAAAATTAGCTCGTGAAGAAGGAACACTTTCGCTCTGGAATTTGCAGGACATTATGATTCAGAAGCATTTGAAAAATCAGCCGTTTGATTTTATTTATCCAACAAGCGGGGCTCCTATCCTGGTGGACGGTGTAGGTATGGTGAAAAATGCCAAGAACAAAGAAGCGGCGAAGAAATTTTATGAATTTCTTTTCGACTCGAAGCTTCGTGTAGAGCTGGCAGAGAAATTATTTCAGATCCCTACGCGTTCGGATATTAGTAAAGACTCACTTCCAGCTTGGTTGAAAGGCATTGAACTCAAGCCGATGAATATCGATTGGACGGTTATGGCTGAAAAAGAGAAGGATTGGATGCAGTATTGGGATGAGAGCATTAAAGGTAAGGGCGCGAAATAA
- a CDS encoding TetR/AcrR family transcriptional regulator produces MSPKVTQAYKEEKRAVILEGALHCFIEKGFQATTIDDIVRHLGMSKGAIYSYFSSKEEMYIQMADDKMNAMVENSSEHFKNMPSAADQIRYMFDRFRRQSLDELRKWLAFHLEFMLYAARQPELSERWNQYASKALLFMQEIMEGGIKTGEFRSDLDIAAASRLFWSVRDGLALQFMLSGEETDYKSMINEMEKKVFRYIIG; encoded by the coding sequence ATGTCACCTAAAGTTACGCAAGCTTATAAAGAAGAAAAAAGGGCGGTTATTCTTGAGGGTGCGCTCCATTGCTTTATAGAAAAAGGATTTCAAGCTACGACTATTGATGATATCGTACGTCATTTGGGGATGAGCAAAGGCGCTATATACAGTTACTTTTCAAGCAAAGAAGAGATGTATATCCAAATGGCTGACGATAAAATGAATGCGATGGTGGAGAACTCCAGTGAACATTTCAAAAATATGCCAAGCGCGGCGGATCAAATCCGCTATATGTTTGACCGATTCCGTCGACAATCGCTTGACGAACTGCGTAAATGGTTAGCTTTTCATTTGGAGTTTATGCTGTATGCAGCACGCCAACCGGAATTATCGGAACGATGGAACCAGTATGCGAGTAAAGCTTTATTGTTCATGCAGGAAATTATGGAAGGCGGCATAAAGACTGGCGAGTTCCGTTCTGATCTTGATATTGCGGCAGCTTCCCGTTTATTCTGGTCAGTTAGAGATGGTCTTGCTCTACAATTTATGCTTAGCGGTGAGGAAACCGACTATAAATCCATGATTAATGAGATGGAAAAGAAGGTATTTCGCTATATCATAGGATAA
- a CDS encoding DUF6376 family protein, whose protein sequence is MKKWMFLLLILSTMMLNACSLLEGANNSIDYVNQATQHINKLSNFAEQAPQMMKDAALNPETKQELENQLNGLKKEIEQFNLKSVPSFAKDIHQQLVEKNEVLLKEINNVVENGHLALDKLQNSQILTTINDITGLINRITNLGS, encoded by the coding sequence ATGAAAAAATGGATGTTCCTATTATTAATTCTTTCAACCATGATGTTGAACGCGTGTTCACTATTAGAAGGAGCAAATAACTCGATAGACTATGTAAATCAAGCTACGCAACACATCAACAAATTAAGTAATTTTGCCGAACAAGCTCCACAAATGATGAAAGATGCCGCTTTGAATCCCGAAACAAAACAGGAACTTGAAAATCAGTTAAACGGATTAAAAAAGGAAATAGAACAATTTAATCTGAAAAGTGTTCCTTCATTTGCTAAGGATATTCATCAACAATTGGTAGAAAAAAATGAAGTATTGTTAAAAGAGATAAATAATGTGGTAGAGAATGGTCATTTGGCACTTGATAAACTTCAAAACTCACAAATCTTAACTACAATCAATGATATAACAGGTTTAATCAATCGAATTACAAATTTAGGCTCGTAA
- a CDS encoding aminopeptidase → MNSIQSNLDKYASLAIQLGVNVQPGQTLVIFAPLISVDFVRRLVKQSYAIGAKHVHVEWFDDEITRLKYELAPHEALLEYPMWRAKGYEELAENDAAFLYVVANNPDLMNGIDPKRIQTASKTSNTALRELSAARLTNKVSWSIIAVPSPSWADKVFPSLPEEERVDALWSAIFKATRVDRDDPVEDWKEHSSALDTKAKWLNERQYKALHYRADGTDITVSLPPEHIWVSAGNTNSNGISFIANLPTEEVFTSPLKNGVNGTVKSTKPLSYNGNLIENFSLTFKQGEIIDFKAEKGEENLRSLIEIDEGSHYLGEVALVPHRSPISNTNLIFYNTLYDENASCHFAIGRAFPFCLNGGKEMSQQDLLNHGLNESLTHVDFMMGSADMNIDGILGNGEKEPLFRNGDWAF, encoded by the coding sequence ATGAATTCAATCCAAAGCAATTTAGATAAATATGCATCTCTAGCCATACAATTAGGGGTCAATGTTCAACCGGGACAAACATTGGTCATCTTCGCTCCTTTAATATCGGTGGATTTCGTACGAAGATTGGTAAAACAATCCTATGCGATCGGCGCAAAGCACGTTCATGTCGAGTGGTTCGACGATGAAATTACTCGGTTAAAGTATGAACTAGCGCCCCATGAAGCATTGCTTGAGTACCCGATGTGGCGGGCAAAAGGGTATGAGGAATTAGCAGAAAATGATGCTGCATTTCTATATGTTGTGGCCAATAACCCCGATCTTATGAATGGTATCGATCCTAAACGTATTCAAACAGCGAGTAAAACATCCAACACAGCTTTGCGGGAACTATCTGCGGCTAGGTTAACCAATAAAGTCAGTTGGTCGATTATCGCCGTTCCTTCACCTTCATGGGCGGATAAGGTGTTCCCATCACTACCCGAAGAAGAACGGGTTGACGCCCTATGGAGTGCCATCTTCAAAGCAACAAGAGTAGACCGGGATGATCCGGTGGAGGATTGGAAAGAACATTCAAGCGCTTTAGACACTAAAGCAAAATGGCTTAATGAACGCCAGTATAAGGCACTTCATTACCGCGCCGACGGTACAGATATTACAGTAAGTCTGCCGCCTGAGCATATTTGGGTTTCGGCCGGTAATACAAACAGCAATGGCATCTCTTTTATAGCAAACCTGCCTACTGAAGAAGTATTTACATCTCCTTTAAAAAATGGCGTAAACGGAACGGTGAAAAGTACGAAGCCTCTTAGTTACAACGGCAATCTCATTGAAAACTTTTCATTAACATTCAAACAAGGGGAAATAATTGATTTTAAAGCGGAGAAGGGTGAAGAAAATTTGAGAAGTCTCATTGAGATTGATGAGGGTTCTCATTATTTAGGAGAAGTTGCTTTGGTTCCGCATCGCTCGCCTATTTCTAACACAAATCTTATTTTCTACAACACGCTTTACGACGAGAATGCTTCATGCCATTTTGCCATCGGCAGAGCTTTTCCGTTCTGCCTGAATGGCGGAAAAGAGATGAGCCAACAAGATCTTCTGAATCATGGGCTAAACGAAAGCTTGACGCATGTTGATTTTATGATGGGCTCAGCAGACATGAATATTGATGGGATCTTGGGGAATGGCGAGAAAGAGCCGTTGTTCCGGAACGGTGATTGGGCGTTTTGA
- a CDS encoding ROK family transcriptional regulator: MLGRNQTGNSRLVKQLNRQEILRKLRENKRISRADLAKLTELSRPCVSALVDEMMKEGLIHEVGVGESKGGRKPILLEYNFQAYGVVGAIFEGSTLYMSIADLSGDLLVDYNFRLQQPTNGDMAIRCLELGLQTLLSKSGFEKSRLLGVGLGLPGITQRRDGTVSYAPSTGWMGLPVKQEIEARLGLPVVIDNDVNLMTLGEFHKGVGNGVKNQVYMYVGTGIGAGIILDGQFYRGSREASGEIGYMMVGQAKKLNRGEYGVFERNYSVPVIQEKARKVLPSLVEELGVIKQLILHTEDGHVEAGRLLNDIYRHWAYGIANMVSILDPDLLILSGEMIDIEESGVEKIQGMLTEWVPYVPQIKLAALGYKAGIIGAIHSVLEAFPVVNSNKIYLSGGYVNESK; the protein is encoded by the coding sequence GTGCTTGGTCGCAACCAAACTGGAAATAGCAGGCTCGTAAAGCAATTGAACAGACAGGAGATTCTGCGTAAGCTGCGGGAAAATAAGCGGATTTCGAGAGCAGATTTGGCGAAGCTAACGGAGCTAAGCCGTCCATGTGTATCTGCGCTGGTCGATGAAATGATGAAGGAAGGGCTAATCCATGAAGTTGGTGTAGGGGAGTCCAAAGGCGGAAGGAAGCCGATCCTGCTTGAATATAATTTTCAAGCTTATGGAGTCGTTGGGGCGATTTTTGAGGGTAGTACGCTGTATATGTCTATCGCGGATCTAAGTGGAGATTTGTTAGTTGATTACAACTTTCGCCTGCAACAACCAACTAATGGAGATATGGCCATTCGTTGTCTGGAATTGGGTCTGCAAACTTTGCTTAGCAAGAGTGGGTTCGAGAAATCTCGATTGCTAGGTGTTGGTTTAGGTTTACCCGGAATTACACAGCGTCGCGATGGAACCGTGAGTTATGCGCCAAGCACAGGTTGGATGGGGTTACCGGTGAAACAGGAGATTGAAGCGCGATTAGGTCTACCTGTTGTAATTGATAATGATGTTAATTTGATGACATTAGGGGAGTTTCATAAGGGTGTCGGCAACGGTGTTAAGAATCAGGTTTATATGTATGTAGGAACGGGAATCGGTGCGGGAATTATTCTAGATGGCCAATTTTATAGAGGTTCGCGTGAAGCATCTGGGGAGATCGGATATATGATGGTGGGTCAGGCAAAGAAGCTTAACCGGGGTGAATATGGCGTCTTTGAAAGGAATTATTCCGTTCCAGTCATCCAAGAAAAAGCCAGGAAAGTGCTGCCTTCCTTGGTGGAAGAGCTGGGTGTGATTAAACAACTAATCCTCCATACGGAGGATGGCCACGTAGAGGCAGGGCGATTATTGAATGACATCTATAGACATTGGGCCTACGGAATCGCGAATATGGTCAGTATACTCGATCCAGATTTGTTGATTTTAAGCGGTGAGATGATTGACATCGAAGAAAGCGGTGTTGAGAAGATCCAAGGTATGTTGACGGAATGGGTTCCGTACGTACCCCAAATCAAGCTGGCGGCACTAGGCTACAAAGCGGGCATCATCGGGGCGATTCACAGTGTCCTAGAAGCTTTCCCCGTAGTAAATTCCAACAAAATATACCTTTCGGGAGGTTATGTGAATGAAAGCAAGTAA